One stretch of Arachis duranensis cultivar V14167 chromosome 1, aradu.V14167.gnm2.J7QH, whole genome shotgun sequence DNA includes these proteins:
- the LOC107472715 gene encoding uncharacterized protein LOC107472715 has protein sequence MRTIKEIFLRHYYSLWLSPSLSPPSHMNSNDVENHENSNVAIEQRKINKEEGRGESPSISSFVCEICIDTKIEAENFSITGCSHSYCTDCVVNYVGSKLDDNVINIQCPVPRCGGFLELDGCREVLPKMIFDRWDKLLCEAAVVENESERFIYCPFKDCSALMIVDDDSPTESECPSCNRQICVSCETVWHHGSTCEEFGRIDNKYRVVMEVATRN, from the coding sequence ATGAGGACGATCAAAGAGATTTTCTTGAGACACTACTACTCTCTTTGGCTGTCACCATCACTATCACCACCGTCACACATGAATTCTAACGACGTAGAGAATCACGAGAACAGCAACGTTGCCATAGAACAAAGGAAGATCAACAAAGAGGAGGGGAGAGGCGAATCACCCTCAATTTCCTCGTTCGTGTGCGAAATCTGCATTGACACTAAAATCGAAGCGGAAAATTTCTCTATAACCGGTTGCAGCCACTCATATTGTACGGATTGCGTGGTGAATTACGTTGGTTCTAAGCTTGACGACAACGTGATTAATATCCAGTGTCCGGTACCCCGCTGTGGTGGTTTCTTGGAACTCGACGGTTGCCGCGAGGTTCTGCCAAAGATGATTTTCGATCGGTGGGATAAGTTATTGTGTGAAGCTGCTGTTGTTGAGAACGAGAGCGAGAGATTCATATATTGTCCCTTCAAGGACTGCTCTGCCCTTATGATCGTCGACGATGATTCACCGACGGAATCAGAATGCCCTAGCTGTAATAGGCAGATCTGCGTCTCGTGCGAGACAGTTTGGCATCATGGGAGCACGTGCGAGGAATTTGGGAGGATAGATAATAAATATAGAGTAGTGATGGAGGTAGCGACCAGGAACTAG
- the LOC107495777 gene encoding uncharacterized protein LOC107495777: MFYRGKYADGGDGREMAAKRQRTVDPGSSFYGTSPGSSFMYNPTPYGYVSQPPPPPPFPVVRLRGLPFDCTETDVAEFFHGLDIVDVLFVHKGGKFTGEAFCVLGYPLQVDFALQRNRQNIGRRYVEVFRSKRQEYYKAIANEVSDTRGSSPRRSAPRAKSYDDGKDSAEHTGVLRLRGLPFSASKDDIMDFFKDFVLSEDSVHIVMNSEGRPSGEAYVEFTNAEDSKAAMAKDRMTLGSRYIELFPSSHGEMEDAVSRGR; this comes from the exons ATGTTCTACAGAGG TAAATATGCTGATGGTGGCGATGGGCGTGAAATGGCTGCAAAGCGTCAGCGGACTGTAGATCCGGGATCTTCATTCTATGGTACTTCCCCCGGTTCCAGTTTTATGTACAATCCAACTCCATATGGATATGTCAGCCAACCACCACCTCCTCCACCTTTTCCCGTTGTTCGATTGCGTGGCCTCCCATTTGATTGCACTGAAACTGATGTGGCCGAGTTCTTCCATGGCCTTGACATAGTTGATGTTCTTTTTGTTCACAAAGGTGGAAAGTTCACTGGTGAAGCCTTCTGCGTTCTGGGTTATCCTCTTCAAGTCGACTTTGCTCTTCAAAGAAACAGGCAGAACATAGGTAGAAGATATGTCGAGGTTTTCAGAAGCAAGAGGCAGGAATACTACAAGGCAATTGCAAATGAGGTTTCAGATACTCGAGGTAGTTCACCCCGTCGAAGTGCACCTCGGGCTAAATCATACGATGATGGAAAAGACTCAGCTGAGCATACCGGGGTGTTGCGGCTGAGGGGATTGCCATTTTCTGCTAGCAAGGATGACATAATGGACTTCTTCAAGGATTTTGTGCTGTCCGAAGATTCTGTTCATATTGTAATGAACTCCGAAGGCAGGCCATCCGGGGAGGCTTACGTCGAATTCACAAATGCCGAAGATTCTAAAGCGGCAATGGCAAAGGATAGGATGACACTCGGAAGTCGCTACATAGAGTTATTTCCTTCATCACACGGTGAGATGGAAGATGCAGTTTCAAGAGGACGGTGA
- the LOC107495857 gene encoding uncharacterized protein ycf20: MALSMNLIHIGLNFRLSTKPKVGVSGRFTSRSSAGLRVRAVQDNGGSRRLVDIIRLVPELSRNYFKSPSRRTLFGGISLLGGFYVAQTISLSFGALGVNDVIAAVLCVLLTEYVTKFYYSRPKVTFPIALLNNFKMGFTYGLFIDAFKLAS, encoded by the coding sequence ATGGCTCTGTCAATGAACCTGATCCATATTGGTCTCAACTTTCGCCTGAGTACTAAACCCAAAGTTGGGGTCTCTGGAAGGTTTACGTCCAGATCTTCAGCAGGGCTTCGTGTTCGAGCCGTCCAAGATAATGGCGGATCACGGAGGCTAGTTGACATCATTCGACTCGTGCCTGAACTCTCGAGGAATTACTTCAAGAGCCCTTCTCGCAGGACCCTATTCGGTGGAATCTCCTTGCTAGGTGGATTCTATGTTGCACAGACAATCTCCctatcatttggagctctaggAGTCAATGATGTCATTGCAGCAGTGCTTTGTGTTCTTCTTACAGAGTATGTGACTAAGTTCTATTACAGCAGGCCTAAAGTTACTTTTCCTATTGCTCTTCTGAACAATTTCAAAATGGGTTTCACTTATGGTCTCTTCATTGATGCCTTCAAGCTTGCCAGTTAA